The Amblyomma americanum isolate KBUSLIRL-KWMA chromosome 5, ASM5285725v1, whole genome shotgun sequence genome window below encodes:
- the LOC144135394 gene encoding chymotrypsinogen B-like: protein MALARFTLCVTLFLAAQLWTLTVTQKAPSVDSVRGHSGCGLNADTKVVDGSTLSANKYPWVVRISAFYTPIEGFDQNGTDSCSIVKSERGKMRTARSVSNNLQTIVSLCGGSMITRRHVLTAGHCLLPEEFKPRYVVRYGSARTSRQATAFVAKVYKHPNCHMVNQDRAVDDVAVLVLRSALPVPPVCLPRAGAPLPSQVTVAGWGNTIPSIDSLQLPELLKEAQMQVISTERCQEEHSYANLQHQICAQPASGFPGVGDSGGPLMTKGSSGEWTLVGVVSWGNETRFRTSPFVFSDVTALLSWIQDVVSMPVW from the exons ATGGCGCTCGCCCGGTTCACGCTGTGTGTCACTCTCTTCCTGGCCGCCCAGCTGTGGACGCTGACG GTGACGCAGAAAGCACCAAGCGTGGATTCAGTCAGAG GGCACAGTGGATGTGGCCTAAATGCTGACACCAAGGTGGTCGACGGATCCACGCTCTCGGCCAACAAGTACCCGTGGGTG GTGCGCATCTCTGCCTTCTACACGCCCATCGAAGGGTTCGACCAGAATGGCACCGACTCGTGCTCCATCGTGAAGAGTGAACGG GGCAAGATGAGAACAGCCCGCTCCGTCAGTAACAACCTGCAGACCATAGTGTCCCTGTGCGGCGGATCCATGATCACCAGGAGACACGTGCTGACAGCGGGCCACTGCCTGCTGCCCGA AGAGTTCAAACCCCGCTACGTGGTCCGCTACGGCTCGGCGCGCACCTCCCGCCAAGCAACGGCTTTCGTGGCCAAGGTTTACAAGCATCCCAACTGCCACATGGTGAACCAGGACCGTGCCGTCGATGACGTGGCCGTGCTCGTTCTCCGCTCTGCACTGCCCGTGCCCCCGGTGTGTCTGCCCCGAGCGGGAGCGCCCCTACCTTCGCAGGTCACCGTCGCCGGATGGGGCAACACCATACCGA GCATCGATTCATTGCAACTGCCCGAGCTCCTCAAGGAGGCACAGATGCAAGTGATCTCCACTGAGCGCTGCCAGGAAGAGCACTCGTACGCCAACCTGCAGCACCAGATATGTGCCCAGCCGGCATCAGGTTTCCCGGGAGTG GGCGACTCTGGCGGTCCGCTGATGACCAAGGGCTCTTCGGGAGAGTGGACTCTGGTTGGCGTCGTGTCTTGGGGTAACGAGACCCGGTTCCGGACATCCCCGTTCGTCTTTTCGGACGTGACGGCGCTCCTTTCATGGATACAGGACGTCGTCTCGATGCCCGTCTGGTAG